The genomic segment GGGCGCACAGCAGCATCACGAACTCATCGCGCGTATCATACACAACCTAGAGCGCTCAAAGTCAAGGGGGAATATGGCTTGCGCTTCTCTTGCGCAAGCTGCCCCAGAGGCGCAGCGGCAAGCAGATCCTGCACCAGCAAAACGGTACGGTTCTACGTTCTTCTGGTAGAGAGGTTCACCCGACACATCAGCAAAGAAGGGAGGCATCTATACTGCTCGCGCATCCTCATCCAGGATAATTGCGCCATACCCACACGCGGCACAGGCCACGAGAAAAACCTACGATACGAAATTGAGAAAGGGGCGACTATGCGATCAGTACGGAATAGCCTGATCGGCTGGCTCATCTTCGGGATCGTGATCGTTCTCATCACCACCATCGCACCAACCTTTTTCTTCCAACAATCGTTTCCCTTCGGCGGCTCGGCGGGCGGGCCATTCGGAGGCTTCGACGCGCTCGGGATCATCATCCCTATCGTCGTCGTCGCGATCATCATCCTCTCCGTCCTGCCGTTCCTACGCATGCTGTCGCCCGCCAAGATCAAGGATGGTATCCCGGCATCTGCCAAGATCCTTGAGGTGCGGGACACTGGCGCAAGCATCAACGACAACCCAATGGTACAGCTGCTGCTGGAGGTGCGCCCTGCAGGCGCTGCGCCCTACCAGGCGACGGCCAAGGCCCTCGTCTCGCGGCTCAAGGTGGGCTATCTGATGCCGGGCGGGACCGTGCAGGTCATCTACGACGCGCACAAGCCCGAGCGGGTGGAGATCACCGAGATCGACGCACCCACGCCAAATGTCGACAGCCCCACATCCGCAGGCGGTCCCGCCGCCGCGCTTGAGCAGCTGGCCGCGCTGCATGGCAAGGGCCTGATCACCGATGAGGAGTTCCAGCAGAAGCGCGCGGAGGTGCTGCGCACTATGTAGGCTGCGCTGCAGCGAATAGGAGCTGCCCAGAGCCATGGGCCAGCATCTATCGCCGCACAGACACCCCAAGCCAGACACGCGACCACAGCTGAGATAGCTATCGCGCAGGGCTGCTACAATAGCTTCGCCAGATCACAGCAGAAGGAGCGCACCGCCATGCA from the Chloroflexia bacterium SDU3-3 genome contains:
- a CDS encoding SHOCT domain-containing protein, with the translated sequence MRSVRNSLIGWLIFGIVIVLITTIAPTFFFQQSFPFGGSAGGPFGGFDALGIIIPIVVVAIIILSVLPFLRMLSPAKIKDGIPASAKILEVRDTGASINDNPMVQLLLEVRPAGAAPYQATAKALVSRLKVGYLMPGGTVQVIYDAHKPERVEITEIDAPTPNVDSPTSAGGPAAALEQLAALHGKGLITDEEFQQKRAEVLRTM